CCCGGGCTGGGTGGCGCACATCGGCGCCGACGGAAAGATCATCACGGCCTCGCCTGGCGCCATGAATATCGCGGCCATCTGGCACGACAACCTCCCGATCGGGACGGCGACCCGGGTGGAGGACAAGCAGGGGGCCCAATACACCCTGGCTATCTATCCGGTCAGCCGGGGCCAGGGGTACGTCGTCGCCGCGGTCTCCTGGGACCAGCTTCTGGGGGGGCTCGTCACGGCGGGGCGCCTGTGGCCGGTCCTGATCGTGATGATGACCCTGGGCAGCTTCTGGGCCATCCGCCTGCTCTGGAACCGCCTCGTCTCCCCCCTTCAGACTCTCGTCGCCGAGATCGACGACCTCCGGGTCGGGAAGGACATCCCCAATCGCCTGGGGCCGGGGTCGGTCAAGGAGATCGAGAGCGTCCACAGCGCCCTGATGCGCTTCGCTCAGGCGGCCGTGGAGCGCGACAAGCTGCGCAACCGCTACGTGCGCGACATCGTCCGGGTTCAGGAGAAGGAACGGATGGACATGGCGCGGGAGATCCACGACGGGCCCTTGCAGGATATCACGGCGCTGCTGCAGCAGATTCACATGTCCCTCGAGGAGGAGGCCCCCCAGACGCGCATCAAGAAGACGGAGCTTCTCGCCAAGTCCGTCGTCCGGGAGCTGCGTGGGCTCTGCGACGAGCTGGCGCCGCCGTGGATGGATCTGGGGCTGTCTCAGGCCCTGACCGAGCTGGCGGAGAGGCTCTCGCAGAACTACGACATCCGGGTCGCCGCGGACATCGACGAGGGCATAGACCTGGAGCCGGAGCAGACCCTGGCCTTTGTCCGCATCTTTCAGGAGGCGGTCTCCAACGCGGTCCGGCACGGAAATGCCACGGAGGTCCAGGCCCAGGTCTGCGAAAAGGATGGAAAGATCATCATGGACATTCAAGACAACGGCAGCGGTTTCGATGCCGAGGTGGACCATGAGGTCCTGAGGCTCGAGGGGCATCGGGGGCTCGCCAACATGACGGAGCGGATGTCCCTCATGGGGGGACGTCTGGAGGTCCGTTCGAGGCCTGGCGAGGGGACTCGCGTCCTGTGTCTCCTGCCGAAGGGCGCCGTTTCGCCGGCATAGGGGGAATACAATACGATGAGGATACGTTTCTGGGGCGCTGCGGGCGAGGTGACGGGGTCCTGTTACGAGGTGGAGTGCGGGGAGCGTCGCTTTCTCGTGGACTGCGGCGTCCACCAGGGGGCGAACGAGGACGAGCGGAACCGGGAGACCTTTCCGTTCCCCGTCGAGGGGCTGGACGCGGTATTTCTGACCCACGCCCACATGGACCACTCCGGGCGCATCCCGTATCTCGTCCGAAAGGGGTTCGCGGGGCCCATCTGGACGACTCCCGCCACGGCCCGTCTGGTGGAGATACTCTGGAACGACTCCGTCCGTCTGATGAAGGAGGAGGCGGAGTGGCGGACCCGCAAGGCCGTCCGCCGGGGGCTGCCGCCGGTCGTTCCCCTCTACGACGAGAAGGATGTCGACAAGGCCCTGAAGCTCCTGAGGCCGACGGATTGGGATACGGAGACCGCTGCCGCCGATGGCGTGGTCTTCTCCCTGCACGACGCGGGGCATATCCTGGGAAGCTCCTCCATTGCCTTTAACCTGAATGAGGGGGGCAGGGCGACGCGCCTCGTCTTCAGCGGCGACCTCGGGCAGCAGTTCCCCGCGGTGGACCGGGCCCCCTCGGCAATCCGGGAGGCGGACTACGTCCTCATCGAGTCGACCTACGGCGACCGTCTGCACAAGGATGACGCGGCGACCCGGGAGGAATTCCGCAGCGTCATCCTGACGGCCCTGAAGGACCGGGGCAAAGTCCTGATTCCCAGTTTCGTCGTGGACCGGGCCCAGCGCCTCCTCTTCGAGCTCTCCCTGATGCAGATCGAAGGGCTGCTTCCCGAGATCCCGATCTTCTTCGACTCCCCCATGGGGGTCCGGGCCACGGAGCTCTATCGCATGTACGGCGACACGCTCTCCGGCGAGGTCCGGCGCCATGCTGCGGCGGGGGTGGACCTCTTCTCCCCGAAGGGGTTCCGGAGCGTATCGACCCCGGAGGAGTCGCAGAGGATCAACGACGTCCCCTTCGGCATCGTCATCGCCGGGAGCGGGATGTGCACGGGCGGACGCATCGTGCACCACCTGAAGCACGGGGCCTGGAATCCCAGGAACCACATCGTCTTCGTGGGATATCAGGCTTACGGGACCCTGGGGAGGCGTATCGTCGACGGGGAGACCGAGCTTCGGATCGCGGGGGAGGACGTGATTGTCAAGGCTCAGGTGCACACGATCGGCGGGTTCTCCGCGCATGGGGATCGCGACGACCTCCTCGCGTGGGCGGGCAACTACACGACGAACCCCCTGTTTTTCGTCACGCATGGGGAGCCGAAGTCCTCCCAGGCCCTTTCCGCCGCGCTGAGGGAACGGGGCATGAGGGGAATCGTCCCGGCCCTAGGGCAGGAATTCTCGATCGAGCCGGGCGCCTCCGCTGCCACCATGGAAGCCGAAGCCAAGCCCGCCGCTGCTGCCAGGACCCCGCAGGCCGAGATCCCGGGCGTCCTGGACGAC
This genomic stretch from uncultured Fretibacterium sp. harbors:
- a CDS encoding sensor histidine kinase, whose amino-acid sequence is MLKRVRKTVFNSLRPKNHFLAFLLCALILPSVAVVLLAALALVSQERAMEAAVRSYVQDLAESTAYRLGSNVRLWEFPLEYLGDAARYNIFCWGPSIPGWVAHIGADGKIITASPGAMNIAAIWHDNLPIGTATRVEDKQGAQYTLAIYPVSRGQGYVVAAVSWDQLLGGLVTAGRLWPVLIVMMTLGSFWAIRLLWNRLVSPLQTLVAEIDDLRVGKDIPNRLGPGSVKEIESVHSALMRFAQAAVERDKLRNRYVRDIVRVQEKERMDMAREIHDGPLQDITALLQQIHMSLEEEAPQTRIKKTELLAKSVVRELRGLCDELAPPWMDLGLSQALTELAERLSQNYDIRVAADIDEGIDLEPEQTLAFVRIFQEAVSNAVRHGNATEVQAQVCEKDGKIIMDIQDNGSGFDAEVDHEVLRLEGHRGLANMTERMSLMGGRLEVRSRPGEGTRVLCLLPKGAVSPA
- a CDS encoding MBL fold metallo-hydrolase, coding for MRIRFWGAAGEVTGSCYEVECGERRFLVDCGVHQGANEDERNRETFPFPVEGLDAVFLTHAHMDHSGRIPYLVRKGFAGPIWTTPATARLVEILWNDSVRLMKEEAEWRTRKAVRRGLPPVVPLYDEKDVDKALKLLRPTDWDTETAAADGVVFSLHDAGHILGSSSIAFNLNEGGRATRLVFSGDLGQQFPAVDRAPSAIREADYVLIESTYGDRLHKDDAATREEFRSVILTALKDRGKVLIPSFVVDRAQRLLFELSLMQIEGLLPEIPIFFDSPMGVRATELYRMYGDTLSGEVRRHAAAGVDLFSPKGFRSVSTPEESQRINDVPFGIVIAGSGMCTGGRIVHHLKHGAWNPRNHIVFVGYQAYGTLGRRIVDGETELRIAGEDVIVKAQVHTIGGFSAHGDRDDLLAWAGNYTTNPLFFVTHGEPKSSQALSAALRERGMRGIVPALGQEFSIEPGASAATMEAEAKPAAAARTPQAEIPGVLDDIERLLERLRRDEGVLADSEESRRLLLSARTSLESALRGRTAP